Proteins encoded in a region of the Athene noctua chromosome 4, bAthNoc1.hap1.1, whole genome shotgun sequence genome:
- the MAD2L1 gene encoding mitotic spindle assembly checkpoint protein MAD2A, producing the protein MAKQLGRDQQGITLRGSADIVAEFFSYGINSILYQRGIYPPETFTRVQKYGLTLLVTTDSELKNYLNNVVEQMKEWMYKCIVQRLVVVISSIEDNEVLERWQFDIECDKTAKDESAPREKSHKAIQDEIRSVIRQITATVTFLPLLETACAFDLLIYTDKDLVVPEKWEESGPQFIANSEEVRLRSFTTTIHKVNSMVAYKKDSFP; encoded by the exons ATGGCCAAGCAGCTCGGCCGGGACCAACAGGGCATCACCCTGCGGGGCAGTGCCGACATCGTCGCCGAGTTTTTCT CCTATGGAATCAACAGCATCCTCTACCAGCGGGGCATCTACCCCCCCGAGACCTTCACCCGCGTCCAGAAGTACGGGCTCACCCTCCTCGTCACCACCGACTCCGAGCTGAAGAACTACCTCAACAACGTGGTAGAGCAGATGAAAG AGTGGATGTACAAGTGCATTGTGCAGCGCCTGGTGGTGGTCATCTCGAGTATCGAAGACAATGAGGTCCTGGAGCGGTGGCAGTTTGACATAGAGTGTGATAAAACCGCAAAGGACGAGAG tgcACCACGAGAAAAATCTCACAAAGCTATTCAGGATGAAATTCGATCTGTTATCAGACAAATAACTGCCACAGTAACTTTTCTGCCACTgttggaaactgcct GTGCCTTTGACTTGCTGATATACACAGATAAAGACTTGGTAGTGCCAGAGAAGTGGGAAGAGTCAGGACCACAATTCATAGCCAATTCAGAAGAGGTTCGTCTTCGTTCCTTCACCACTACAATCCACAAAGTGAATAGTATGGTGGCTTACAAAAAGGATTCCTTCCCCTAA
- the RPL7L1 gene encoding ribosomal protein uL30-like: MEAAAAEEEPRRRIPLVPENLLKKRKAYQAIKATQAKQALLNKRKNQKGKQIQFKRLEAFVQDSWRRHRDDTRLRRMEQRPGQTAVPQEHKLAFVVRIADIKGVSRRVKRVIELLRLSKNFTGTFVKLTPLSLKMLRIVEPYVAWGHPNLKSVRELILKRGQAKIKRKRMPLTDNMLIEEHLGDCGIICLEDLIHEIYSAGKYFRRVTNFLWPFHLSVARHASRNKVGFLKEMGKPGCRGEAINQLIRQLN, encoded by the exons atggaggcggcggcggcggaggagga GCCGAGGCGGCGGATCCCGCTGGTGCCGGAGAACTTGCTGAAGAAGAGGAAGGCCTACCAGGCCATCAAGGCCACCCAGGCCAAGCAGGCGCTCCTCAACAAGAGGAAG AACCAGAAGGGGAAACAAATCCAGTTTAAACGCCTTGAGGCTTTTGTCCAAGATTCATGGCGCAGACATCGAGATGACACCCGGCTGAGACGCATGGAGCAGAGACCTGGACAGACAGCTGTACCTCAGGAGCACAAACTAGCCTTTGTTGTACGGATTGCAGA TATTAAAGGAGTGAGTAGGAGGGTAAAAAGAGTGATTGAGTTGCTGCGGCTGTCAAAAAATTTCACTGGGACATTTGTTAAACTGACTCCTTTATCGCTGAAGATGCTGCGGATTGTGGAACCTTACGTGGCATGGGG ACACCCTAACCTGAAGTCTGTACGAGAGCTCATCCTGAAACGGGGCCAAGCCAAGATTAAGAGAAAGAGGATGCCTCTGACAGACAATATGCTGATAGAGGAACATTtag GGGACTGTGGTATTATTTGCTTAGAAGACCTTATTCATGAAATTTACTCGGCTGGGAAGTATTTCAGaagagttacaaactttctgtGGCCATTCCACCTATCTGTGGCTCGTCATGCTTCACGTAACAAAGTGGGTTTCCTCAAGGAAATGGGTAAGCCTGGCTGCAGAGGAGAAGCAATCAACCAGCTTATACGTCAGCTGAACTAG